Below is a genomic region from Methanobacterium sp..
CGTATCTAATCACACCCTAAGTCAAGGACAAGCAATTAAAATAGCAACAGGGGCACCTATGCCTCCAGGTTCAAACGCAGTTGTAATGGAAGAAGATATTGAACACGTAGATAATAAGATTAAAATAACTAAAAACGTTGCTTTTAATAGAGATGTAGCGCTTAAAGGCGAAGATTTAAAAAAAGGAGAAATTATTTTAAAGGAAGGCCAAATTCTAGATCCTAATCACCTTTCTGTGATAGCCTCATCAGGTTACAGCAGGGTTAAAGTATTCAAAAAACCTGAAGTAGGAGTTATTATAACTGGAAATGAGCTTGTAGATCCAACCACAAATCTTGAACCTGGGAAAATAGTGAATTCAAATAGATTTGCTTTGAAAGGACTGGTTGAAGATTCTTTTGCAGTTCCCCACATTAAACACTGCATAGATGATTTGGATACCCTGGTAAATGAACTCCATGAATATGCCCAAAAATATGATGTAGTAATCACAACTGGAGGGACCGCAATCAGCAAGGGAGATGTTGTGGTAAGCGCAACTTCTAAACTTGGAGAAGTTCTGGTTCACGGCGTTGCCATCAAACCAGGGAAACCTGCTGGATTTGGTGTTGTAAATAATAAACCTGTTTTCATGCTTTCAGGTTATCCAGTAGCTGCCGCAGTCCAATTTGACATTTTTGCAAGAAATTATATCCTAAAAATGCAGAATATCTACAAAAAGTTCGATTTAATAGAATGCACTGCAGGTGATGATATAAGATCATCTAAAGGTAAGTGCAATATAATAAGAGCAAAGCTTGAAAAAGACTTGGTTTACCCAATAAAAACAAAAGCAGGCATAAATAAATCAGCAGTGCTTTCAAACTGTTATATATTCATTGATGAAGATACTAAAGATATAAAAAAAGGTGAAAAGTGCAATATACTTAAATACAGCTCTTTAAAAGTTTTTGAGTGAATTTAAGTTATATTTTTATTTTATTCCTGATTTTTTGTAATCTGATCAAGAAGTTCATGAGCTTCCCCAAAATTCTCATCCTTTACAAGCAGGCCCCTAAGTATTTCAACCGCTTCATCATATTTTTTGAGATAATAAAAGCCGTTAGCCTGCAGGTATGAAGCATATTTATAGAAATCGTCGTCGTCTTTAGAGTAGGTGTAAAGGAAATTTTCAAGTGCAGTTACAGATTCATCATATTTTTTTAACATAAACAGAGTGTATCCTTTGTTATACCAAACCATCCTATCAAGTGGATTTATACGAATAACCTGTTCAAAACAGGCCAGTGCTTGTTCATATTTCTTAAGTTCTAGAAGGGATATTCCTTTATTGTTCCATGCAGGAAAGAAATCTTCATCCAGATTAATTGCTTTATCAAAAAATTCGACTGCTCGTTGAACTTCACCCTGCCCTAAAAAGGACATCGCTTGTTTATGAAACACTTCAGCTTCTTTTTTACCCATTAAAATCAACCTCAAAAACTCTATTATTTTCCATTATGATTACTTATTTCAACATCATATAAAACTGAAAAATTAAAATTATGATAAACTTACTCTTTTTCAACCTTCACCGCACAAACCTTAAATTCTGGCGTATTGGATATAGGATCCATTGCAGGGCTTGTGAGAACATTTGTAGGCGTCTCACCGAAGTGGAACGTCATGAAGACTACTCCTTTTGGAGACATATCAGTTACTTCTACCCTTGTTTTAACTTCACCCCTCCTTGAGGTTACCTTAACTATATCCCCATTCTCAAGTCCAAGTTCTGCCGCGTCTTCAGGGTTTATTTCTACTGGATCATCACCGTACAATTCAACAAGACCATCAGCGGCTCCAGTCATCGTAGTAGTATGATAATGGTAGATACTACGCCCTGTTGTAAGGAGTAATGGATATTCTTCATCAGGCAGCTCAGCGGGAGGTCTGTAGTGTAAAGGTATGAACTTCCCTTTGCCGCTTTCAGTTGCAAATTTTTCTACATGCAGAATTGGAGTTCCCTGGTCTTTTTCATCAATACAAGGCCATTGTATGCCCCCTTCTTCAATGCGGCTGTATGTAATTCCACCAAATATTGGAGCAACTGAAGCAAGTTCATCTACAATGGATGAAGCATCTTTAAATTCAAATCCTTCTGTACCCATCTTTTTAGCAATTTCACAGGTTATTTCCCAATCAGCTCTAGATTCGCCTACTGGTTCTATTGCTTTTCGTACCCTCTGTATTCTTCGCTCTGCATTGGTAAATGTACCATCTTTTTCAGCATAAGATGCTGCAGGCAGTACCACATCAGCCATGCGTGCCGTTTCAGTCATGAAAATATCCTGAACTATTAAAAAGTCAAGATTCTCAAGGGATTTAATGATGCTTGAAGAGTCAGGCTCGCTTAAAACCGGATTTTCACCCATGATATAAAGTGCTTTAACTGTTCCAAGACTTGATGCACCTATAACAAAAGGCATTTTTAATCCTACAGATTTATCTAATTCACAGCCCCACATTTCTTCAAATTTCTTATAAACTTGGGGGTCATCCACTTTCTGGTATCCCGGATATGAATCAGGCAAACATCCCATATCACAGGATCCCTGAACATTATTTTGTCCCCTAATCGGGTTTACTCCAGTGGAAGGTTTTCCGATGTTTCCTGTAAGAAGCGCCAGGTTACTGAGCGCAAATACATTATCAGTTCCATGAGAATGCTCCGTTATACCTAACGAGTACAGAATAGATGCAGGTTTTGTTGACGCGTATAACCTTGCCGCTTCCCTTATCTCTTCTTTGTTAACTCCTGTAATTTCTTCAACTGAGTCAAGATCAAATTCTTCAAGTGATTTTTTAAATTCATCGAAGTTTTCTGTGCGTTCATCGACAAAGGAAGAATCATACAAGCCTTCATCAATTATCACCCTCATCATACCCATAAGGAGAGCAACGTCAGTTCCGGGATTATGTTTTAAGAACACATCCGCATATTTTGAAAGCTGTATTTCCCTTGGATCTGCAACAATGAGCTTTTTACCCTTTTTAGCTGCCTCAATCATTCTCATACCTATAACTGGATATGACGCCGTTGCATTGGTACCTATAATAAATAGACAATCAGCATCAGGTATTTCATCTATAGAATTACTCATTGCCCCGCTCCCCATACTTCGGGCAAGACCTGCAACTGATGGTGCATGGCATGAACGTGCGCAGTTATCCACATTATTTGTGCCCATTACAACACGTGTAAATTTCTGGAGAGCATAATTATCTTCATTTGTGCATCTTGCAGATGAAATCGCTGCAAAATTGTCTCCCTTATATTTTTCAAGGTTTTGAGCTATAAAATCAAGTGCTTCGTCCCAGCTTACTTCTTCAAATTTTCCATTCCTTTTTATTAGAGGCGAAGTTAATCTGTCAGGGTGATTAATGAATTTGTATCCAAATCGGCCCTTAACACAGAGGTTACCTTTATTTACTTTATTATCTGGATCAGCCCTTACACCTGTAATCTCATTTCCCCGGACTCCAAGATATATGCTACAACCAACACCACAGTATGGACATGTGCTTTTAACTTCCCTTGAAGGTTTTGGACTGTTTTTAGAAACCAGTGCACCCACAGGGCATCTTACAACGCATTCACCACAAGATACACAGGCCGATTCCATTATAGGCCTATCTGCAAATGTTGTAATTTTTGTATTGCACCCCCTAAATCCAAAATCAACTGCATTTACACCCAGCATCTCGCTGCATGTTCTAACACATATCCCGCACAGTATACATTTCTTAAGATCCCTGTCAAAAAATGGATTGGATTCGTCCCTCTCAAGATCTATAGTCGAACACCTTAAACTTCCCAGATCATCCCTTTGAATGCCAAGATAAGAAGCTATCTCCTGCAGTTTGCATTCATTATTTTTAGCGCATGTAAGGCAGTCCATCTCATGGTTTGCAATTAAAAGTTCTGCAACAAGCCTCCTTACTTTATTTACTGCTTCACTTTCACTCTTTATATTCATTCCTTCCTGTGCAATTGTTTCACATGATGTAACCAATCTTCCATCATCATTTTCAACTAAGCACAATCTACAGGCCCCATATGGTTTTAATTGAGGGCTGTAACATAAATTTGGAATATAAATACCGTTTTCAAGTGCCGCCTCAAGTATGGTGGTTCCTTCTTCCGTTTCTATATTAAATCCATCTATTGTAAATGTGATTTTATTTTTCTTCATGTTAATCATTGAAATCTGTAAATTATCAAAATTAGATTCTAAAATGAGTATCTATCCATTGTATACATACTCTTTTATCTCCAAAATATGGAAAATATCCGATATATGTAAGTTATTTAGAAATTATATATCATCATATTTATTTATATTGAAATTCCCAAAAATAAGGTACAGCATACATTAAACAAAATTAGTTTATGATAAATTATTATAATTAAATACGCTTTATTAATGATATATTACTCAATAAGACATTGAATTATTCTATAGGTGTAATTATGAAAGTTATAGCTGTTTCTGGAACAAAAAATACTGGAAAAACAACACTCGTTACAAGAATCGTTGCTGAACTTACAAGCAGGGGCTTCAGCGTTGGAACCATTAAACACACCCACCACACTTTTGATCTTGAAGGTAAAGATACATGGAAACACAGGGAAGCTGGGGCAGAAATTGTAGTGGGTTCAGGTGATGAAACCTTTTTAACTGTAAATGAAAACATGGACCTAGACCAGATTTTAAGTATGGTGAAATTCATTAAAGACCTTGATTTTGTAGTTTTAGAAAGTTTTAAACATTGTAACTATGCTAAAGTAGCTACATCCAATATTGAAGATGAATTCACAATAACCCAAGTCAATGCTCTTGAAATGAATGAAGAGGATGTCAAACCGATTGTAGATCTAATTGAAGAAAGAAGCTACGGCATTTTACAGAATTTAGATTGTAAAAAATGCGGTTTTGAAAACTGTACAGAGTTTGCAAAAGCTGCCGTAAAAGGAGAAGTAGAAAAAGGCACAGAATGTAAAACAGAATCTGATGAAATTCTACTCAGAGTAGATGACCATATTATCCCAATGAACTTCTTTGTAC
It encodes:
- a CDS encoding tetratricopeptide repeat protein translates to MGKKEAEVFHKQAMSFLGQGEVQRAVEFFDKAINLDEDFFPAWNNKGISLLELKKYEQALACFEQVIRINPLDRMVWYNKGYTLFMLKKYDESVTALENFLYTYSKDDDDFYKYASYLQANGFYYLKKYDEAVEILRGLLVKDENFGEAHELLDQITKNQE
- the fdhF gene encoding formate dehydrogenase subunit alpha, with the translated sequence MKKNKITFTIDGFNIETEEGTTILEAALENGIYIPNLCYSPQLKPYGACRLCLVENDDGRLVTSCETIAQEGMNIKSESEAVNKVRRLVAELLIANHEMDCLTCAKNNECKLQEIASYLGIQRDDLGSLRCSTIDLERDESNPFFDRDLKKCILCGICVRTCSEMLGVNAVDFGFRGCNTKITTFADRPIMESACVSCGECVVRCPVGALVSKNSPKPSREVKSTCPYCGVGCSIYLGVRGNEITGVRADPDNKVNKGNLCVKGRFGYKFINHPDRLTSPLIKRNGKFEEVSWDEALDFIAQNLEKYKGDNFAAISSARCTNEDNYALQKFTRVVMGTNNVDNCARSCHAPSVAGLARSMGSGAMSNSIDEIPDADCLFIIGTNATASYPVIGMRMIEAAKKGKKLIVADPREIQLSKYADVFLKHNPGTDVALLMGMMRVIIDEGLYDSSFVDERTENFDEFKKSLEEFDLDSVEEITGVNKEEIREAARLYASTKPASILYSLGITEHSHGTDNVFALSNLALLTGNIGKPSTGVNPIRGQNNVQGSCDMGCLPDSYPGYQKVDDPQVYKKFEEMWGCELDKSVGLKMPFVIGASSLGTVKALYIMGENPVLSEPDSSSIIKSLENLDFLIVQDIFMTETARMADVVLPAASYAEKDGTFTNAERRIQRVRKAIEPVGESRADWEITCEIAKKMGTEGFEFKDASSIVDELASVAPIFGGITYSRIEEGGIQWPCIDEKDQGTPILHVEKFATESGKGKFIPLHYRPPAELPDEEYPLLLTTGRSIYHYHTTTMTGAADGLVELYGDDPVEINPEDAAELGLENGDIVKVTSRRGEVKTRVEVTDMSPKGVVFMTFHFGETPTNVLTSPAMDPISNTPEFKVCAVKVEKE
- the glp gene encoding gephyrin-like molybdotransferase Glp, producing MYSSNLIPVENALKLIESVKITLKKEDIPLEEANTRVLAENIEVLIDVPPFDRSAMDGYAVIAEDTVMASKSNPIYLEVIDEIGAGSVSNHTLSQGQAIKIATGAPMPPGSNAVVMEEDIEHVDNKIKITKNVAFNRDVALKGEDLKKGEIILKEGQILDPNHLSVIASSGYSRVKVFKKPEVGVIITGNELVDPTTNLEPGKIVNSNRFALKGLVEDSFAVPHIKHCIDDLDTLVNELHEYAQKYDVVITTGGTAISKGDVVVSATSKLGEVLVHGVAIKPGKPAGFGVVNNKPVFMLSGYPVAAAVQFDIFARNYILKMQNIYKKFDLIECTAGDDIRSSKGKCNIIRAKLEKDLVYPIKTKAGINKSAVLSNCYIFIDEDTKDIKKGEKCNILKYSSLKVFE
- the mobB gene encoding molybdopterin-guanine dinucleotide biosynthesis protein B gives rise to the protein MKVIAVSGTKNTGKTTLVTRIVAELTSRGFSVGTIKHTHHTFDLEGKDTWKHREAGAEIVVGSGDETFLTVNENMDLDQILSMVKFIKDLDFVVLESFKHCNYAKVATSNIEDEFTITQVNALEMNEEDVKPIVDLIEERSYGILQNLDCKKCGFENCTEFAKAAVKGEVEKGTECKTESDEILLRVDDHIIPMNFFVQDFVKNAVIGMIKSLKTEEFGVGEGKKIELIIRDKN